AACACGCTGAAACTCACTCATCGCCTGACAACCCTAGGCGCCGCAGAGGACACATCTAAAGACTGGATTTGTTGAGACTGCTTAATACGCTCGACTTCTAACAACAGCTCGGCCATGGGGGGAAAGTTAAAGTCTCGTTCCAATAGCGTTGGTAGCGGTCCACAGCGGGCATAAGCCGCGTCTAGTAAGGCCCAAACGGGATCGATAACATCGGCGCCGTGGGTGTCAACTCGAAGATCTTCAGCCTCATCAAAATGACCGGCGATATGCACATATTTCGCACGACCAAGTGACAGTGAATTCAAAAATTCATAGGGATCGTAGCCATGATTAATGCTATTTACATAGATATTATTCACATCTAATAGAAGCTCGCAATCAGACTCTGCGAGCACTGCATTTATAAATTCGCTCTCACTCATTTGCTGGGCAGGCGCCGCATAGTAGGAGGCATTTTCCAGCAAAATACGCCGCCCTAGAACGTCCTGCACTCGCTTCACCCGATCCGCAACATGGTGAACAGCCTCCTCCGTGAAAGGAATAGGCAACAAATCGTATAGCTGCCCCTCATCACCGCAGTAGGTCAAATGTTCGGAATACAAAGGACAATCAAAGTCTGTCATAAACTGCTTTATATCTTTTAACAAACCAGCGTCCAGTGGCGAAAATCCACCAATATTCAACGATAGTCCATGCAAATACACTGGATAGCGCTCCGCAATTTCGCGAAACGAGCGACCATAACGGCCGCCAATACCTATCCAGTTCTCTGGGGCAACTTCTATAAAATCAATATCACCCGGCTTCAGTTCTTTGATCGCAGGTATTAGACCGCGCCGCAGGCCAAGACCTGCAAGCCCAAGCCCGCTATTTGCTGTTCTTTCCGCCATTGATATTGCCATTATCGCCTAGAGTTTCCTTTATGCTAAAAACGCCGCCTCTTATTTAGCTGCACCGCAAGACGCTTCCTTAGCGGCCTTATCACCACCGCACTGCCCTTCCATAGCGGCCTTGTCTGCGCCACACTTCGCTTCACCACATTTGCCTTCATGGGCTGATTTTGCTTTGTCTGCTCCGCACTTCGCTTCGCCACATTTACCTTCATGGGCGGCTTTTGCTTTGTCTGCACCACAACTTGCCTCGCCGGCCTTCTCTGCGCCGCACTTGGCCTCTGATTTAGCTGCCTTGTCGGAACTGCCCATCGCCAACTCGTAGCCTGAGCTAAGCTGTTTTGCCGCAAAGGGATTGCTATCAGCCATTGCCGGACTGACAGCAGAAGCCAACATTGCAACACCAAACGCTGCAGCTAGGGGTTTTTTAGTAAAAGACGCCATTTATTTATCCTTATCGACTGAGTGCCGAATTATTAATAAGCTAAGTAAGATTGAATATCCTCGTTACTGTCGATGCATCTCGGCACCTCCTAGTAACAATCACCATTTCTAGCATAGCCGCATCAGAAAATTTAACAACACAGGGTAAGGTGTACGCTAAAACGCCCATTCCCGACCCCGACATCGAAAATTGTTGCGGCTGTAATAAAGAGACGGGCTTACCCTTAAAATGTTACATCTTGGCAGACGCTTTTCCACAGCTGCTTGAGCCGTTTCTCGGATACCGGTGAGCGAGTACCTATGTTTTGCGCGAATAACGATATACGAAACTCTTCCAACTGCCACCGGTACTCTCGCAACGTTAAATGCGACCTAGCCCCCTCCGGCGACTTTGTCAGAAATTCCAGCAGTTGTTGTTGCAGGGGTTCTATAATCAAGGTGCACTGTCTATCCCGCTGATAGTGACCATCTAATTTAGTCAGACGCTGCAGGATTGCCCGTAAATACCGCGGATACTGCTGCAATTCTTCGCGAGTTTGCTCAGTAATAAAACCATCGAAAAACAAACCCTCCAACTGCTTATTGACGTCGTTGATACTGTGAATCCAGCTCAATGACTTGAGCTTTTTGAGTGCACGTCTAATATCAGAGTAATGCCCTAGAACCTCTATCAGCAGAACCGCATAGCTCTCTGCATCTCCAGTAAAACTTGCACGCCCGGCCTGCCAAAGCGTTTCAAAATCATCATCGGATTCTGGCAATTTATCTGGATCAATTGCAAAACTTTGCCGCGCGGCAGCCAGCAAGCAATCCTCAATCCAGCGCTTTTTCTGCTCACCAACAGCGGCGAACTGCAGCTGCACGGCGTTGTTGCGAAACAAATTGGCTCTAAGTAATTTGACTTGCTGGGACATCCGCAGGAGTAGCAGGCGCAGCACCCCGTAAAGGCTCTTCTGCCGTGCATCTTGCTCCGACTCAGCCAGCTCTAGAACCACGCTTTCGCCGTCATCCCGCAAACAAGGGTAGGCGGTCAAGACTGCCCCACCGCGCTTAAATTCATGGCGTTTTTCTAAGGTGCCAAAATTCCAGTCCTGAAGTACCTTGCTGCTAAAGCCGCCGCTGCTCTCCTCCGCAATGCCCTGCTGAACTTGATCTGCAAGCTGGGCTTTTAGTTTGAGTAAATCGCGACCTTGAGCAAGCAATTTACCGCCGCTATCTAGAACCCGAATATTCATTAGATAGTAATCATCAATGCGATTTACTGCCCACTCGTTTACATCGATCTTCAGGCCGCTCAGCCTGTGCAATGCCGTCGCAAGTTGCGGCAGCAGGGCTTGATCACCCGCCTTAATCATAGGTAGAGCGCGATCAACATAATCTGGCACTGGCACTAGCTGCTTGCGTTGCGCCTTAGGTAGGGTCTTCACCAAGGCGATGCACTTCTCTCTTAATAAACCGGGCACCAACCATTCCAAGCGACCTTCTGCTAAGTCAACTAAGTTACCCAGAGGCACGGACACACTGACACCATCTGCGGCGTGACCCGGCTCAAAGTGGTAAGCCAGTGCCAAGCTCATACCCCCGCATAGCAATGTGTCTGGAAATTGCTGTTCAGTAACATCGCCACCACCGTGGCGCATCAATTCACCGCGACTCAAGTAGAGGGTGTTCGGCGGCGCGGTTGCCTTCAACCAATGCTCTAGGTGTTTAGCGGTTATCGTACCTGCGGGGATACGCTCGTCATAAAACCGGAATAGCTCGTCGTCAGAAACCAATATATCGCGCCGGCGGGCCTTGTCTTCTATCTCAGATATCTCGCTAATCAGGCGTTTATTATGTTGATAAAAAGCCGCGCGCCCTTGATAGCGACCTTCTACCAAACCTTGCCTAATCAGTATTTCACGACTTTCTTCAGGGGCGATAGGGCCGTAGTGAACCCGTTGCTTATCACGAATGATTAGACCGTATAGCGCGGTCTGCTCGTAGGCCATAACGCGGCCACTGCGGGGCTGCCATTGGGGCTCGTAGTAGCTGCGCTTGAGTAGACTATCATTAATGCCGAACACCCACTCTGGATCAATTTTTGCGACGCAACGGGCGTATAGCTGGGTGGTTTCCGCTAGTTCTGCAGCAACAATCCATTTTGGTGGCTTTTTAAACAAGCCCGAACCAGGAAAGATATGCAGCTTGCGATTGCGAGCACCGGTAAATTCGCGGCCCTCATCCTTGGTCGCAATTTGACCCAGATAAGCCGGCAATAAGGCTTTGTGAATGCTATTAAAGTCAGCTGGTTCTTTGTTTTGTTTTAAATTTAATTGCCTGCACATCAAGGTAAGCTGGTGGTGCACCTCTCGCCATTCGCGCATTCTGGTCCAAGACAAAAATTCGCGCTGACAGAGTTTTCGCCACTTACTGGTGGACAACTCTTGGCGTTGTTCCTCGGCATAGTCCCAGAGCGCAACAAAGGCAGCAAAATCTGAATCCACCTGCCAAAATCGACGGTGTTTTTCATCTGAGGCCTGGCGCTTGTCGGCCGGCCGCTCGCGGGGATCTTGAATACTCAAGGCACTGGCGATAATCAGCATCTCTCGCAGACACGAGCCCTCTGCTGCTGCCAACAGAAGGCGGCCGATACGTGGGTCAACAGGAAATCGACCTAGCTGATCGCCAAGTTTAGTTAAGCGTCCATCACTGACCGCGCCAAGCTCTGCCAAGAGCGCAAAGCCATCGTTAACAAATTTACTATCGGGTGCATCGACAAATGGGAATTCAGAAATATCCCCCAGCTTTAACTGCAGCATTTTCAATATTACTGCAGCTAAATTGGTGCGTTGAATTTCAGGTTCAGTGTATGCCGGTCGCCCTAGGTAGTCGGCTTCACTATAGAGCCGATAAGCTATACCTGGTGCAACCCGACCGCAGCGCCCTGCCCGCTGATTAGCACTAGCTTGGGAGATTGCCTCAATGGGCAGCCGCTGGACTTTACTGCGCACGCTGTAGCGGCTAACGCGAGCCGTGCCGCCGTCAATAACGTAACGAATACCTGGCACAGTTAATGATGTTTCTGCCACATTGGTAGCCAGTACCACCCGCCAACCGCGTCGCCCACGCAAATTAAAGATGCGCTGCTGTTCAGCGCTGCTCAACCTGGAGTACAAAGGCAGAACTTCGGCACCGGGCAAATCTGCATTTTTCAGATGGCGTGTTAATTCGCGAATATCACGCTCGCCGCTTAAAAACACCAAAGTATCGCCATGGCGATGTGCGCCTTCCGCCATTAACTCACGCAGGACTGCTTCCACAGCCTCACCCAAATCATTGTCGGCACTTAACTCTTGCTGCGGTCGATAGCGATACTCCACCGGAAAGCTGCGACCCGACACCTCGATAACCGGCGCATTGTTAAAGTGCGCCGAAAACCGCTCAACATCGATGGTCGCAGAGGTAATAATTAGTTTTAAATCTGGTCGCTTAGGTAATAGTGTTTTTAAATAACCCAATAAAAAATCAATATTAAGACTGCGCTCGTGAGCCTCATCAATGATGATGGTGTCGTATTGACTTAAGAAGCGATCCTGCTGAATAGCGGCCAGTAAAATACCATCGGTCATCACTTTGATATAACTATTTGGCGACGCCACCTCTTGAAACCGAATTTGGTAGGCTATGCCATCGCCAAGCGGGGTATTTAATTCTTCTGCCAGGCGCTCAGCCACGGCCCGGGCCGCTATCCTTCTCGGCTGAGTGTGGGCAATGAGACCCGCAATACCGCGGCCCATCTCCAAACAAATTTTCGGAAGTTGAGTGGTTTTACCAGACCCTGTTTCCCCAGCCAACACCACCACCTGATGATCTGTAATTGCCTTGCGAATATCGTCGAGTCGCTGGGCAACCGGCAGGTCTTCAGGGTAAATGATTTTTGGGAGCTTATCGCGGCGCTGAGTCACCCGCAGTGCGGAGCGCTCCATTCGCTGAGCTAAAGCCAGCAGTTTATCGCCGACCGCAATATTCGCCGCAGCTTGCTTTTGCAACTGTCGACACTGCTTAGCGAGCGCAAAGCGATCACCGAGCATACATTCATCAACGCTGGCCATTAATGAGGCCGCTGTAATTTCAGACATAAATACCGTATCAATAAAAAAGGCGCCACAAGGCGCCTTTTTTGTTAAATGCTGATGACTTACTCAGCTTTAGCGAGCTTGGCAAGCTCCTCGTCGCGAAGCGAACGACGCAATACCTTGCCCACATTCGTTTTAGGCAGTTCATCACGCACTTCGATGTAACGCGGCAGTTTATAGCCGGTTAAGCGTTCACGCAAAAATGCTTTTAATTCCACCTTATCAATATCGCCTTTTTTAGCGGCAACAAAGATTTTTACGGCTTCACCAGACTTTTCATCAGGTACACCAATTGCCGCGCATTCGGCTATATTAGGATGTTCACTCAGCACGTCTTCAATTTCATTAGGGTAAACATTAAAGCCAGAGACAATAATCATATCTTTCATGCGGTCTACAATCCGCATATATCCGTCATCCTGAACTACTGCAACGTCGCCAGTATGCAACCAACCATCTTTAATCGTCTTATCGGTTTCATCTTGACGCTGCCAATAGCCCATCATCACCTGCGGACCACGCACACACAACTCGCCGCGCTCGCCGATACCGACATCTTCACCAGACTCGGTAACAATACGAATCTCAGTGCCAGGTAGAGCAATACCGATGGTACCAATTTGGTTTGCGCCACCGGGGTTAATCGATACCACCGGTGAGGTTTCCGTTAGCCCGTAGCCTTCATATACTTCGGCACCCGTCATTGCCATCCACTCTTTCGCTGCGCCCGCTGTTAGCGCCATGCCGCCAGACAGGGTTGCCTTCACTGAGGAGAAGTCTAAGGATTTAAAGTCGGCGTGATTACAAAGTTGAACAAACAGGGTATTGATCCCGCTCATACCGCTCCAGCGCCAGCGCTTCATTTCTTTAATCACGGTATCTAGGTCACGCGGATTTGGGATAAGCACCGCGTGGTTGCCCTGCATCATCACGCAGAATGTCAGCATAAAAGAGTAAATATGGTATAGCGGCAGTGGCGACAAAAAGATTTCAGCCGCCTCTTTTAGACCGTAGCTTTCAAACAACTGCTTGCTCTGTAATACATTCGCCATTAAGTTGCGGTGGCTAATCATTGCGCCTTTAGAAACACCGGTGGTGCCACCAGTATACTGCAGCAATGCAATATCTTCGGCTGTGGGTGCAGCTGGGGTATAACGCCCACTTTTACCAAGCGATAGTACCTTGCGGTAAGCAAGCGCATTATTAAAACTGACGTCTGGCACCATCTTTTTAACATGCTTAACCACCGTGTTAATCAATGGCCGCTTGATACCAGTATGTAGATCGCCGATTTCAGTCACGATAACGGTTTCTACCGCCGTGTCTGCCACCACAGCCGCTGCCGCTTCGGCAACATTTGCCAACACCACCAAGACCTTGGCACCGGAATCAATTAGTTGATGCTTAAGCTCGCGTTCGCTGTAGAGCGGGTTGGTATTAACCACAACCATCCCAGCCCGAATCGCCCCAAACAGGGCAACGGGATACTGGAGAATATTCGGCATTTGCAAGGCGATACGATCACCGGCTTGCAAATTAGTATGGTTTTGCAGGTAAGAAGCAAATTGCGCCGATAGCACATCCAACTCACGGTAGCTTAGCGTCTTGCCCATACAGGACACTACTGGCTGGTCGGCAAACGCTGTCGCGCAGTAGGCAAACATGTCCACCAAATTAGCGTACTGATTCAAGTCAATACTACTAGGTAGGCTAGCCCTCTCTCGTGCCGCGCTTATGGCTGCTGCGATCTCTTCTCTTGCTGCTGACAAAGTTGTCCCCTCATAAAAGCTGCTTGCGATTAAATAAGAACCCAGACAATAGGCAATCTGAGCACAAGTAATGAACCGGGGAAGCTATCGGCATTTGTGTTCACTGTCAACACTCGCCGGGATATGAGAGTAATTTGCGTCGCATTCGCCACCGCTAGCTCTGCGCGGTGGTCGACTCTGGCACGCGGTACTGCTCGGGATCGATAAACATCAATTGCAATATAAGCTCGCCGTTGCGCCGTAAGTCTGCACCCAACAGCAGGGCGTTAAAATCCCCATCGATATTACTAATCGCCGGAATATTAAACATCAGCTGGCGACCGCTATCATCGCTCATCACAATCGGTTCGGACTCCGCCTGTATCACTTTCACCAACTCGGCACATAACATCTGTAACTGTAACTTAAAGGCACTGAAATTCAGCTGTCCCCTAAATTCCTGCGGCATAAGCTGCAAGCGCACCTTGATAGTCGATTTATCGGTCATAGTCATTTCGGTTAAATATAATTCTCGCCCCGCCTCTAGCTCTTTAAAGTAGCGTTTGGCCTCGGTGCGCCCTGCATCTAACAAGCAGGTTTTGAATAAATTGGCGGCAATCGCCAACACGCTTGATGCGTCTATTTTTACATTCATAAAATCACTACCTAATTATTAATATCTGTGACTGGCCGTATGGGTAACAATAATAGATAAATACTTACCTATTATCCTCATGCGACAAAGCAGTATGCCCAGCCTTCTTTCATTAACGTCACCGCACTGAACTGAAGTGAAGTGAAGTGAAGTGAAGTGAAGTGAACTGAAAATTACGCCTAAGATCTCGAAACTTAGACTTCAGGACTTAGATTTCAGAGCTTCTATATCAAGTAATCGGTGACATGCCACTTCGGTATTCACTGCACTGAGCTGCAGCCAAGGCGGACTGTGCCCGCAGCTCGCTACAGCTGATTGACAGCGCCGTGCAAATCGGCAGCCGCGATCAGTCGCCAAAGGCGCTCTATTGGCGCCGGCCTTCAACGGCGTTGTGCGCAGTACTCGGCCACTTGGATTACCATCCAAATGTGCGGCCAATAAGCGCTCGGTATAGGGGTGTCGCGGCGATTCATACACCGCAGCCGTTGGCCCAATCTCTACAATTTCACCCAAATACATCACTGCGGTGCGGCTCGCCAAAAATCTTACTACAGCAAGGTCATGGGCGATAAACAGCATTGCCGTGTTGTGCTCGCGCTGTAAATCCTGCAATAAATTGATGATCTGGGCCTGCACGGATACGTCTAAAGCTGATACCGGCTCATCGCAAATAACCAACTTTGGCTCGCTAATGAAGGCTCTAGCAATACCAATACGCTGGCGCTGACCACCTGATAACTCATGGGGATAGCGCTCCCCTGCGGATTGCGGCAAGCTGACTCGGTCTAGCCAATACGCCGCCTTATCACGGGCAGCCTTACCCCGTATACCAAGACTCCATAAGGGCTCCTGCAAGCTAGCCAGTATAGTCATTCGCGGATTTAAACTCGCATAACTATCCTGAAAAACCATTTGCACACGGGTCGACATCGCTCGAAATTGCCGACGGCTATATTTATTGGGCATTATCTCGCCATCAATAACAATGTCGCCGCCACTGCTAGACTGCAGACCCGCAATAATGCGGCCTAAAGTCGATTTACCTGAGCCGCTTTCCCCAACGAGGCCAAGAACTTCTCCGGCGCGAATCTGCAGATTTAAGCCGTCCACCGCCGCCAATAAATTATCGCCACTTTTAAAATGGCAACGCAGCTCGCGGATATCAACAAAGGGGGCCATCATTATTTACGCCCCCTAATCACTGCAGGCGTCGACGCAGCCTCGAGGTCTCGCCAGCGCGCAGGATGATCTTGATGCCACAACCAACAGCGCGCCAAATGGTCTTCACCGCATTGCATTAGCGGCGGCGCCTCTTCGCAAATAGCCATGCGCCGCGAACACCGCGCCGCAAAACCGCAGCCGCTTGGTGGATGACGTAAATCTGGAGGCGTACCTGCAATGGCTTCTAGGGGCTTGGGGTTTTCTAAGCTTGGCACCGCGCGTTTCAGAGCCTGAGTATAGGGATGAGCTTCGGCTCTAAAGACATCATGCAAGGAACCCGATTCAACGGTTTGGCCGGCATACATCACCGACACCGAGTCGGCAATCTCTGCCACCACGCCAAGATCGTGGGTAATAAATAACATAGCGGTGCCATTGATCTCCCGCATTTCTTGTAATAAACACAGCACTTCGGCCTGCACCGTGACATCTAGAGCTGTTGTTGGCTCATCGGCAATAAGTAACTTAGGTTCACACACAACCGCCATTGCAATCATGGCGCGCTGCAACATACCGCCAGAAAATTGAAAGGGATACTGCTCCGCCCGCTGCGCCGGATTGGCAATGGCTAAGCGCTCCAATAAGCCGATAGCGCGCATTTTGGCCTCGCGCCGCGACAGGCCCTTGTGAATCCGCAAGGGCTCGGCAATTTGCGCGCCTATGGTCTGGGTGGGGTCTAATGCTGTCATCGCATTTTGAAAAATCATCGCGATTTGATTGCCGCGCAGCTGGCGCCATTCGCGGGCCGTTAGTTGAGTCATATCGCGGCCAGCAAAATGCCAGTTTTTCGCACTAATATGAGCAGCATCAGGCATGAGGCCTAATAAGCTCATTGCCGTTACGGACTTACCACAGCCAGACTCACCAACCAATGCGCGGCACTCGCCCGCCTGCAGGCTAAGCGACACATCTCTCACGGCTTGTACTGGGCCGATACTAACCTGCAATGATTCCAGCTCTAAAAGACTCATGCGCGCACCACCCCCGATCGTCTATCGGTGGCGTCACGCAAGGCATCGCCCAATATATTAAAGGCGAGCACAGACAGGCTAATCAACAGAGCGGGAAATAATAATTGACGAGGATGTGACAGCAAGGTTTTGATACCGTCATTGCACAAGGCGCCCCACGAGGTAGTCGGTGGCGACACCCCCATACCAATAAATGATAAAAATGCCTCGGTAAAGATCGCTTGGGGAATCGCAAAACTAAAGGCCACCAAAATCATTGGCAATACATTGGGCAACATATGGCGAAGAATAATTCTGTGGGTGCCCACGCCAGCAATACGCGACGCTTCGACAAAGGGTTGGCTGCGCAAGGCCAAAACTTGCCCGCGAATCAGTCTGGCACTGCCCGGCCAGCTCAACATAAGCATCGCAACAATAAGTGGCATAATGCCGTTCTCACCGGGGCCAACGCCAAAGGCAACCCGGAATAAAATCATAAATAACAAAAACGGCAAGGCCACCACAAAATCAACAAAGCGCATTGCGACTTGGTCGACCCAGCCGCCCATCAGACCGGCAATGGCGCCAAAAATACAGCCGAAGCTGATATACAGTAAAGGCGCAACGACACCGACAAATAAAGATGTTCTCCCCCCCGCCATTAAGCGCGCCAATATATCCCGTCCTAAGGCATCTGTACCCAGGGGATGCGCCGGTATATCTACCCATTGCGCGCTACTATTTGCCAGCGGAATCAAACCCTGTAACTGCGCCTCGAACTTAGACATCGCGGCCTCGGGCCTGACATCTCGGGACAAGAGCAATAACCCTGTCTCGGCATCGGCAACGGTGTATCGATACAATTCACGGCCCAGCTGAAGACGATCTTGGTAGTAACTACTCGTGGTCTCGGCTATCGCCAAACCAAGGCCGGGCTTATTAGCATCGCCACGGTATATCCGATAGCGCGCCACTCCTTCCAAGCTCGGCCATTGCAGGCGCACATACTCAGTATTCGCAGCATGGATTTGCAGGCCAGCGGGCGCTTGAGTGCCCGCCGCCGGCCGCCATGCGCCGTTGTCAGAAATAATGCGAACCGAATGCGCCCGGCTACTACCTTGCGATATCTGTGACAACCATTGCTGCGACGGGCTCTGCTGCCAAAGCGACGGGCCAATAGTCACGAACAACAGCAGAAACACTACCATCAGTGTGGACAGCATAACCGTGGGACTCGCCATACTCGGCAGAGGCATGGGCGCGACGGTATCGACCTCGTCAGCGCTGCCCCAAGTTTTGGGCGCAAATCGGAAGACTGAAATAGCCATTATGCGCAGCGCCTCATGTTTTACCTCGGTGCAGGCGAATACGTGGATCAATTAAGCCGTAGCTAATATCAACCAGCACCACCACAAAAACCAAAAAAGCGCCGTAGAATACCGTGGTTCCCATAATCACGGTGTAATCAAGCTGCTGCACTGCCTGCACGAAATATCGCCCCAAGCCCGGAATAGCAAAAATCAACTCAACCACAAAGCCGCCGGTGGTAATGGCCGCAATGGTGGGCCCCAATTCTGTCACCACTGGCAATACCGCATTTCTGAGCTGATGGTGCCAGAACAAACGCCACCCATGAACCCCTTTGGCTTTAGCGGCAATATTGTAATCTGCGCTCAGCACTTCAAGCATAGACGCGCGCATAATGCGGCTAAGATACGCCATCGTACCCAAACCCAAGACCAGTGCCGGCACCCAAATTTGGCTCACACTGCCCCAACCGGCAACCGGTAAAAGGGTTTTACCTGCGGCATTATTCATTGCCACAATCACTAACTGCGCTAAACCGGCTATAACAAAACCGGGCACCGAAATAGCCGCAATAACCGCGATCATCACCAATCGATCCGGCCAACGATTGCGGCAATAGGCAGCCACCGACCCCGCGGCAACACCGCCCACTAAAGCGATGAGTACCGCAGCAATTCCCAAAGTAGCTGAGATAGGAAAATGCTCGCGAATAATATCATTCACGCGGCGGTTTTCTTGGGTGAAGGAAATACCGAAATCACCTTGCAACATATTACTCATAAACAAGCGGTATTGATCAAACAGCGGTTTATCCAAACCATAGCGCGCCTCTAATTGGGCGCGCACCGCCGGCGACATAGCTTTTTCCTGGGTAAGTGGATCACCGGGTACAGCGTGCATGGCAAA
This portion of the Zhongshania sp. R06B22 genome encodes:
- a CDS encoding ABC transporter permease gives rise to the protein MLEFIARRLLSGLITIWFIATATFFAMHAVPGDPLTQEKAMSPAVRAQLEARYGLDKPLFDQYRLFMSNMLQGDFGISFTQENRRVNDIIREHFPISATLGIAAVLIALVGGVAAGSVAAYCRNRWPDRLVMIAVIAAISVPGFVIAGLAQLVIVAMNNAAGKTLLPVAGWGSVSQIWVPALVLGLGTMAYLSRIMRASMLEVLSADYNIAAKAKGVHGWRLFWHHQLRNAVLPVVTELGPTIAAITTGGFVVELIFAIPGLGRYFVQAVQQLDYTVIMGTTVFYGAFLVFVVVLVDISYGLIDPRIRLHRGKT